In Brassica napus cultivar Da-Ae chromosome A3, Da-Ae, whole genome shotgun sequence, the sequence gacgttagagagccgttggagagccgttggggaattttaaaaattccgaggaaattccgacgaactagccgtttgcatcggaattccgtcggaatttcctcggaccgtcggcaggatttcaactataaatacaagcacccctcttcctcttcattcactccatatcttcatcctccctctcactttctttacacacgaatttgattcataaaaaacatgtcttcttcaaattattttcgttcttggatcgatcgacctcatttggatccgaacacgagattgcttacggaagaataccaacaaggtataaccgaattcatggggttagttcaccgacaaccggaagcaaaaacaggtatgttaagatgtccttgctctaattgtaaaaataaaaaagttattaaagaatgggatgtttggactcatctatatttgagtgggtttacacgaagttacaaaatttggtatcatcatggagaaactgattatgaacttggtagtactagcgaacctcagccagcggttagattagaagatccaattagaacggatgtagattacggtgtaggtactgagcagatggtaaatgatcattttagaggggaagatttacccaatgccgaagctaggagattttatgatatgttggatgctggaaagcaaccattgtacgaaggttgcagagatggtcattcagctttatcatctgctacaagattgatgggcattaagacggattataatttggctgaagactgtgtggatgcgattgctgattatgtaaaaggtattctacccgaagataatgtagctcctggctcatactacgaggttcagaaactcgtagctggtcttggtttatcgtatcaggtaatagatgtatgcagagacaactgcatgatttattggagggcggatgaacagcgggtttcatgcaaattttgtgggaagcctcgttataaagatacgagtggaagagttccagtaccatataaaaggatgtggtatttgcctttgacggaaaggttgcagaggctgtatctgtctgaacgcacagcgcaaccaatgagatggcatgcggagcactcaacagatggtgagatcagacatccttcagatgcaaaagcgtggaagcatttccaatcaaagtatcccgactttgcgtatgagagaagaaatgtctaccttggattatgtactgatggtttcagcccgtttggcaagagtggaagacagtattctctatggccagtcattcttacaccatacaacctacccccaaacttgtgcttgcgacgagagtttttgtttctctcgattctcgttcccggaccagagcatcctaagagatcacttgatgtgtttcttcagccactaatatatgagttgcaacaactatggactcaaggtgctgaaacatacgatgtttcgtataaagaaaactttcaaatgcgggcagtactaatgtggacaataagtgattttccagcatatggtatgttatctggatggacaacgcatggaaggctatcatgtccatattgtcaagataacactgatgctttccaactaaaacacggaaggaaaacgtgttggtttgactgtcacaggagatttctaccaccagatcatccatatcgtagaagtaggaatttgtttacgaagaacaagagggtgtttgacagtccacctccggaaattcgtgggaaagatttgaagacacaacttagagattttggtgcagaaaggacgccagacgtcggtggacatgagcattttccggtagatggtgttggaaacctacataactggcacaaaaaaagtattttttgggatctgccatactgggaggatcatctactaaggcataatttagatgtcatgcatatcgagaagaacttttttgacaatctcatgaacacgatccttaatgttcaaggtaaaacaaaggataatttgaagtcaagactggatttagtcgatatatgtgctcgttcagaacttcatgttgatgagagtggtagggctccttttcccatataccgacttgatgcagcgggaaaggatgcgttctttgattggatttcaaacgatgtggaatttccagacggttacgcatctaatttgcgtaactgtatcgacagaaaggaaggaaagtttactggcttgaaaagccatgattgccatgtaatgatgcagcgtctccttccgtttgccttcaaggaactattaccacgaaatgttcatgaagcaattgcagggataagtggtttcttccgcgatttatgcacaagatcagtgactcttgaaggtattgaaaatttgaagactaacatagctgtgattcagtgcaaccttgagaagatatttcctccctcattttttgatgttatggagcatcttgttattcacctggtaagagaattggaacttggtggtcctgtgcagtatagatggatgtatctgtatgagcggtatatgttccatttgaagaagatggtgaaaaatttaagtagggtggaagggtctatagtcgcacagatgatcaatgaagaaacttcaaactttgccgagtactactttccagcagaagttcagaccaaaaacagaagacctgctcggcatgatgatagaggcgaacgggcaacatatcattggaaggttccagacattttcacagacgttggacgacttagcggaaaaccaaaggaccgtcgacttactgatcaggagcgcagtcatttgcaaacatatttactcaccaactgcgaagatgttcttcaatatgaaaggattttcatggcagaaaagcggttagaatatagatacgccacagaggacgaactagaagaaatgaagcagagagaatttggtggatggatgtttacttatgtgagtgatggtttggccagaggtgaaacatttgacgattggatacgcgagatggtcgttggaccaaactttgttgtgaagtcatatccgagattttgtactcgaggatatgcattcacaactcagaagaggagacgttcgagtacgacttacgatgctggtgtttgttctgcatcaggagatgatgtatactacggacacataaatgagattttggaaatcaagtatttgggcatggttggattgcgcacgacaacactccagatcgaggtgtgagaacagatgcattttgtgttacatcagtaaattcaagacggaagctgcaatattatgaacctttcattcttgcttctcaggccgatcaggtttgttatatcaagtaccccgggtaaggaacagagatgatccatgggttactgttacaagactcaacccgagaggccgagttcagggaagttctgagctggaagacccactacaaccaagcacatccggcaacttaagtgcagcagaagatttaggtggagttggccttgtagtcgatttaaccgacttcggagaagaagccgccgttcacgtagaggatgaaccagtgattggagagtttcaccaagatccagattcagattcatctggtgatgacgactcggaaacagactagcgtcgactttttttttttttttttaaaggaaaattccgaggaaattccgaggacagataggttttcctcggaatttcctcggaatagatcttCTCGATTGAAAAccccaagttcctcggaatttcctcggaattttccgagggaattccgaggaactcttTATGTTCGTCggcatttcctcggaaaattccgaggaaattccgaggaattggggatttgattatagattctttttcctcggaatctcctcggtatattccgagggaattccgacgaacataaggatttcctcggaatctcctcggtatattccgaggaaattccgaggaacttggggttttaaatcgaaaacaacgttttacggattgaataacacgtatataaccttcattaagtgtcataaccagattatgatgtttggaactatgaactttggtgttttatccaataacaaacacttttacgattgcatgaacgaaaaccacacaacataagagaaacacttatacactttaataaacggtaaagggaatacttacaattatttttgaaattgtgttatttcatggtttatgatcatctatacaaagaatcctcaatggtatgcattataattgtataagaaatgaaatacggcgaaaataatcgatgttttaaaaccccaaaccctggttcctcagaaattcctcggagattaccgagggtattccgaggaatcctggttcgtcggaatattttcatttaaccgggtaaaccaagccgccaaatatttcgggaaaattgaatcaaagaattccgaggaaattccgacggaaatataaaatatttccgaggaaattccgacggatagtttccgtcggacgccTCATAATATTAGGGCGAGcccgatcttcttccccatttctctctttctctccgcgcCGCACAGCCTCTCCTCTCGCGATTTCCGGCGACTCCACCGTTCTCTCTCGCGTTTTTCCGGCGAATCTCCCCTAATCCTCCCCCATAATCATGtaagaaccctatcccactcttttaggttagatttgtatggtttttaagtagatttgatgattttggaatgagatttatagattttgttagggtgaatggtagatttgtgtaaaatcgagtttgattatgtatttcacttgatttgaattttttttttagtttttattaattttgtggttataaaaatcgaatttgaaattatatatatatattgaaaacgttttttgtatataaaatctattttttgcattttaaattcatttatatatttattaaacatttttaaaatctataaaactttttttaagattaaaaatcatttatataatatttaaaaacatttttttgtggttataaaacgttttatgtattttatatgtaaaatataaatttctatatttattaaacatttttaatattatgaaaactattttgtaattatttaacattttaaacatttttaaaactatttttcgtaattattatgtttttgggatttatttaaactatttttaaaattttaaacaattttttatttattaaaacttttttattaattattaaactatttatatttttgtgattaaaaactttttttaactattttttatttaaactgtttttttaattaaaattatttgaactaatttttaaatatgttttttttttaatttacaggtctaatgatgatcagatccggcctcgccagcgtcgtagccggggtggtatggggagccagtctcggggttcttccagccatgttcaggattccgtttcgccccacagctcataccatacatctccctctccattactcgctcctgctgctcccgctcccgctgctgcacccgctcctggtcccgctgctgcacccggtcctctgggagtgatgagggttgcggagttggttcgacagcccggtcgtgaccatcttccctatctcactgagtatccacatggacatggtcaaacatggtaatttaaacttttatttttaaactattttttatttaaactatttttttattaataatttatttttttattaggttcaaccgatccgggaacgggatcagcgcatggatcaaccgtatgatgtactcggccctcgacagcggacatccgactttcactcacttccctgtcgagaagcagcatctgtggtttcgtcagtttgcggtaagtattctaatttttaaattatattttttatattattaaaactattttttgtaattattaaactattttctatatttattagacattttaaatattattaaaacttatttttgtaattattaaactattttctatatttattagacattttaaatattattaaaacttatttttgtaattattaaactaatttctatatttattagacattttaaatattattaaaacttatttttgtaattattaaattatttttttaattattaaactattttttatttattaaaacgacgatttttgtaattattaaactattatatttttgtgcttaaaaactatttttaaactatttcagcaagaattcaactggaatgccgatgatacgctctctatctatcaccattttgtccataaagttatggacaactatgggaagcagatgtacgagtggaagaagaagtgggaagtaaacaaggtagtttttaatttattaacaatttttaatttattaaactatttttaaaattattaaactttttttttaaaattaaaaggtcccaaagtcgatgaacgacacggtctggaaggagttgtgtgcgcattgggataaagaagagacgaaagaaacttcttccaccaactccaacaaccgcaggagcgaccgtaaaggaaagggcatctacaagcataacttgggtgctcaatctattgccactctggcggatcgcatggtaagttcaaccgctttttcttcaattatttaagtttcagaatttaattttttatgcattttttcaaatttctaatgtttgtttaatttatttttttttcaaggcggaagaaaatgagggcgagccggttgatgatctcgccctaatgaaaatggcgtataccaacaagaagaccggccagattgatgatggtcttgtgagggacgtggtcgacctggtccaaactcaggtgtatgacgaagtgtctcagcttcaaaccgatgatgacgattcgacggcctcgaccaacttgtctcgggttcgaatcaacgaaatcgttgaatcggtaagtttttttttttttaaagttcaatttaattatttcttgatttttattttatcatcaatttaaattatctaaacttggttatttatatttcagtcggttccaaagaaaaagggacgtttggtcggtttgggtcgtcgctcccggtcggctgctccttcttctgcaccacatgcgtatgttgatccagaagttcttacggctcagctgaaggacaaggatgatcggatatctgcgttggagacccagatggcagctcaacaggcgggctatgagacccagaagaggctgaacgagcagatgatggagatgatgaagaggatgtacccgaacgagacgttcccgaacattcaagacccgtagtttttttttttttttccaaaaactctgaatgttttatttaaatttgaatattatctactatgttttattttatgttttattcaattttaattttaaattttaaaaattttaatttttaaaaataaaattaatttttaaaaaaataaattttttaaaaaagtaaattttttcaaaattccgagggaatggagttcctcggaaaattccgaggaactttctccCCTCGgcaaattccgacgaactttaagttcctcggaattttccgagggaaaaAGTTCttcggaattttccgagaaactccactccctcggaattttccgataaacattccgaggaatatttcgtcgaaacttccgaggattggaccatcggaattccctcggtatTTTCTGAGGAACCTTCCGACGAACTTcgtgtcctcggagtttcctcggaattttgttttctcagaattccgtcggaattttccgacggaattccgaggaagtatgaatttccgaggagatatttccgaggacttgtttcgtcggtatgtcctcggaatagcgttattccgacgacataccgacgattttttccctcagtatcccgatgttttcttgtagtgcgacATCGTTGTTGACAATCTCATTCATGTTGTTTTTGGGTTAATATCTGTTCTCGGGAGTGGGGGTGGGGGTAACGGGAAGGAGACGGCGTCGGTGAGCAAGGGGAATGGACGTGAGACTATACGGGGAGTCGACGTGTAGGGTTCTGATTGGAAGTGCCGAGTAAGATTCCGTCATCGGTAAAGTTGCCGGCCtggtttacttttttttatttctgttttcTCATAAATTTTTAGAACGGTGACGTGGATGCATTACTTTCTGCAACTAATGGGCTTAATCTTGGGCTTGTAAGTTGATTTGTTCCAGTTACTGTTTCGTAACATGTAAAAGATAGGGAATTACATACGTACTTTCTGTATTTAATATTCGTTAACAACAGTAAATATcgaattataataaaaatcgTTACGTAACACAAACAGAAATTAATGGGCCTAGGTAATATCTTGTTGGGccgtattaaaaatattctgcAACGGCTCTTAACGGCTAGTAACCTTTTTAGTTTCTTCTATAAATTCACTTTCTCGCTTGATTCGGagtcttctcttctttaatcATCGATAAAAGCAAAGAAACAAGATTCGAAAAAGTTAGCGTTAAACAATCTCCACTTCTCTCTCCCACAAGAAAATCACCAAGAAACCGTTAATCGTGAGATTATTTGTTATTTGATTCATAAAGTTTTCAGATTTACAGAGGATCATTGTGTTTTAGGTGTTCTGGAGAatcaaatttagggtttagggtttccaACTGATTGATTTTGACGATTGCTTCCATCTTATTGGTCCTTTTCTTGCAGATCTATGGCGAACATGAACACTCTTCAACAGATGATCTTCCCTGACGAGAACGCTCCGATTCATCGCAAAAGTAGTTAACtttactctctttctctctctcttttcagaAAAGTATATATGTGTTGATAGaatgttttgttctttttgttttatctcAGAGAGTGTTACTGCTGCTTCTCTTAAGACCAAAGGAACTGTACTTGGTCAGAAGAAACCTGGAGGGGCTCGTAAGGCTCTGAATGATATCACAAACAAGTCTGGTGTTCTTCCCAAAGCTTCTTCTAAGAACAAGCAACTCGCGTCTGCTGCAAAGGGAGAAATCAACATAGCTGGAGAGATGTTCTTGCATGATCACAGCAAGTGCATCAAAGAGCAGCAGAGTCTCTGGGATGATCACTTCTCTGCTGACATTCTACTCCACCATGGTAAATAAACTAGATGTGTGTCTTTTAACCTCTGATGTCTTTGCTTTGTAAACTTGTGTTTAAGCttgttcttttttgttttcacaGATTCGTCCAGCGTCAAGGGAAAGAATCTCAAGTATGACAAAGAAGTGGTACTCGACTCTTCTTATTCAATGTGTATCTGTGACTCTTGAGTTATGAGAGGTTTTAAGTATTAACATGAATCTTTTTGTTGGTTACAGATGGATGGTAAGAACAATCTGACTTGTGAGGAACCAGAAGAGA encodes:
- the LOC106444015 gene encoding protein PATRONUS 1-like, giving the protein MANMNTLQQMIFPDENAPIHRKKSVTAASLKTKGTVLGQKKPGGARKALNDITNKSGVLPKASSKNKQLASAAKGEINIAGEMFLHDHSKCIKEQQSLWDDHFSADILLHHDSSSVKGKNLKYDKEVMDGKNNLTCEEPEEIPSPKLTDWLKSSTPWRSPIRHGSMMMPSTPLAWRFDSDEFTLKEDFDDLF